From Actinosynnema mirum DSM 43827, a single genomic window includes:
- a CDS encoding LamG-like jellyroll fold domain-containing protein, giving the protein MRSHSRAPGFSLRAFTSGIAFALLASTVTTLAPPIAAADPVDVPNVAADPATAARYAATSGEPVQVTSATSENEELFANPDGTMTYRQHVQPVRVRQGGDWVPVDLELERKPDGAIVPKAAPVEMEFSGGGGDKPVGKVVSGEHEVGFSWPTPLPAPVLDGATLTYPAVLPDVDLKVEVGLKGFSQVLVVKTPEAADNPALRRIEFPSHTENVSLHEDQGALAAKNAEGATVFTGDATRMWDSSGQQEGERIAGPGPGDRTATMDVEVTPDAVAVTPDQSFLDDRATTYPVHIDPNYYCTSCGKAHHVVVESPWPDAKNFDVTSGRLNDLKVGKVNGAEMQSPNGAAGTARSYVQMNTQAILGKHIESATLRTKVIHSYSCSPGNASVWLTEWVDANTTWRNQTAWTRKLSEANRANHPAVCPSDGTMDFDVSSAVRDASAGGWGITTFAIVASNENEQDKSWRRLDLNPYLEVRYNSYPNPPTDLGMEGLGPDGSQALPCRVGADRSYVTNHIPRLRARVSDPDGGILDTAFKLFKGPQGAITAEYPEFYASDIPSGQFGEARVPTGLITQDGVYTWRAWAGDRQFHTWSQDCEFEVDSVKPSTPLITSTDYPQDGDHGSVGRTGQFTFKVNGNTGPGGSMDVKEYTWSLNGGEGVVYTEPVTTADGTTAVSVTPTKPGLNILHAYAVDRAGNRSATLAEYRFTVTPPQPPLAEWTFDQSSGTTVPDTGALDRPLTLVGGAEFEKGYADNALKLNGTNASAQSTTAIVNTSKAFSAAAWVRLDRTDGYYTVLSQDGNRVSPFYLQHDPQAQRWRISASKGDHDLPDTVAVNSLAPPEAGAWTHLAITYEPNSRTTKLYVDGKLQGSAQMTFWVASGSFVVGGARWSGERANHFPGAIDHVQLWDRVLGDEDVATSANLAVLRARYALDERTGVTARDEISGSDGVLSGGVAWGGDARTAASSQRKWLSYDNTSTGRATGPRPEQFRTDRSYTASVWVRHSGFDEPSRAGLSTGDDRYSPFLLGYRGESGKWGFLVSGSATVDGGWFALSDNPARQGKWTYLVATYDAVAGRIDLYVDGVKQKTYQDTPDGSGVRSRNSTGSLIIGSATWHGLVSDTWKGDVDDARVYSGVLTTNEIRRLHNATFHS; this is encoded by the coding sequence ATGCGGTCGCACTCGCGTGCGCCGGGCTTCAGCCTGCGCGCGTTCACCTCAGGAATCGCGTTCGCCCTGCTGGCGAGCACCGTCACAACACTTGCGCCGCCCATCGCGGCGGCTGATCCGGTCGACGTCCCCAACGTCGCGGCGGACCCGGCAACCGCCGCCCGCTACGCGGCCACCAGCGGCGAACCCGTCCAAGTCACCTCCGCCACGTCGGAGAACGAGGAGCTGTTCGCCAACCCCGACGGCACCATGACCTACCGGCAGCACGTGCAGCCGGTCCGCGTGCGGCAGGGCGGCGACTGGGTGCCGGTCGACCTGGAGCTGGAGCGCAAGCCGGACGGTGCCATCGTCCCCAAGGCAGCCCCCGTCGAGATGGAGTTCTCCGGCGGCGGCGGTGACAAGCCAGTCGGCAAGGTCGTCAGCGGCGAGCACGAGGTCGGTTTCAGCTGGCCCACGCCGCTGCCCGCCCCGGTGCTAGACGGCGCCACCCTCACCTACCCCGCCGTCCTGCCCGACGTGGATCTCAAGGTCGAGGTCGGGCTCAAGGGGTTCAGCCAGGTCCTCGTCGTCAAGACCCCCGAGGCCGCCGACAACCCCGCGCTGCGACGCATCGAGTTCCCCTCCCACACCGAGAACGTCAGCCTCCACGAGGACCAGGGCGCCCTAGCCGCCAAGAACGCCGAAGGCGCCACGGTCTTCACCGGGGACGCCACCCGCATGTGGGACTCCTCCGGGCAGCAGGAGGGCGAGCGCATCGCGGGTCCCGGCCCCGGCGACCGCACCGCGACCATGGACGTCGAGGTCACCCCGGACGCCGTCGCGGTGACCCCGGACCAGTCCTTCCTCGACGACCGGGCCACCACCTACCCGGTGCACATCGACCCGAACTACTACTGCACCAGCTGCGGCAAGGCGCACCACGTCGTGGTCGAGTCGCCGTGGCCGGACGCCAAGAACTTCGACGTCACCAGCGGCAGGCTCAACGACCTCAAGGTCGGCAAGGTCAACGGCGCCGAGATGCAGAGCCCGAACGGCGCTGCGGGCACCGCCCGCAGCTACGTCCAGATGAACACCCAGGCCATCCTCGGCAAGCACATCGAGTCGGCGACCCTGCGCACCAAGGTGATCCACTCCTACTCGTGCTCGCCGGGCAACGCGTCGGTGTGGCTGACCGAGTGGGTGGACGCGAACACGACGTGGCGCAACCAGACCGCGTGGACCCGCAAGCTCTCCGAGGCCAACCGGGCCAACCACCCCGCCGTCTGCCCATCCGACGGGACGATGGACTTCGACGTCAGCTCGGCGGTGCGCGACGCGTCGGCGGGCGGTTGGGGCATCACGACCTTCGCGATCGTCGCCAGCAACGAGAACGAGCAGGACAAGTCCTGGCGGCGCCTGGACCTGAACCCGTACCTGGAAGTCAGGTACAACAGCTACCCGAACCCGCCCACCGACCTCGGCATGGAGGGCCTCGGCCCGGACGGTTCGCAGGCACTCCCGTGCCGGGTAGGCGCGGATCGGTCGTACGTGACCAACCACATCCCCAGGCTCAGGGCCCGCGTGTCCGACCCGGACGGCGGCATCCTGGACACCGCCTTCAAGCTCTTCAAAGGACCCCAGGGCGCGATCACGGCCGAGTACCCCGAGTTCTACGCCAGCGACATCCCCTCCGGGCAGTTCGGCGAGGCACGGGTGCCCACCGGCCTGATCACCCAGGACGGGGTCTACACCTGGCGCGCCTGGGCCGGTGACCGGCAGTTCCACACCTGGTCGCAGGACTGCGAGTTCGAGGTCGACAGCGTCAAGCCGTCCACGCCGCTGATCACCTCCACCGATTACCCGCAGGACGGCGACCACGGCAGCGTCGGGCGCACCGGTCAGTTCACCTTCAAGGTCAACGGCAACACCGGGCCGGGCGGCAGCATGGACGTCAAGGAGTACACCTGGTCGCTCAACGGCGGCGAGGGCGTCGTCTACACCGAGCCGGTGACGACGGCGGACGGCACGACCGCCGTGTCCGTCACGCCCACCAAGCCGGGGCTCAACATCCTCCATGCCTACGCCGTCGACCGCGCGGGCAACCGCTCGGCGACCCTGGCCGAGTACCGGTTCACCGTGACCCCGCCGCAGCCGCCGCTCGCCGAGTGGACCTTCGACCAGAGCTCCGGCACGACCGTTCCGGACACTGGCGCGCTGGACCGTCCTCTCACCCTGGTCGGCGGGGCGGAGTTCGAGAAGGGCTACGCGGACAACGCCCTCAAGCTCAACGGGACCAACGCCTCGGCGCAGAGCACGACAGCGATCGTGAACACCTCGAAGGCCTTCTCCGCAGCGGCCTGGGTCCGGCTCGACCGGACCGACGGCTACTACACCGTGCTCAGCCAGGACGGCAACCGCGTCAGCCCGTTCTACCTCCAGCACGACCCGCAGGCCCAGCGCTGGCGGATCAGCGCGAGCAAGGGCGATCACGACCTGCCGGACACGGTCGCGGTCAACTCGCTGGCCCCACCGGAGGCCGGCGCCTGGACCCACCTGGCCATCACCTACGAGCCGAACTCCCGCACGACCAAGCTCTACGTCGACGGGAAGTTGCAGGGCTCGGCGCAGATGACCTTCTGGGTCGCGTCCGGCAGCTTCGTCGTCGGCGGAGCCCGGTGGTCCGGCGAGCGCGCCAACCACTTCCCCGGCGCGATCGACCACGTGCAGCTGTGGGACCGGGTACTCGGCGATGAGGACGTGGCGACTTCGGCGAACCTCGCCGTGCTGCGCGCCCGCTACGCGCTCGACGAGCGCACCGGCGTCACTGCCCGCGACGAGATCTCCGGCAGCGACGGAGTCCTCTCCGGTGGCGTCGCCTGGGGTGGTGACGCGCGCACCGCGGCGAGCAGCCAGCGCAAGTGGCTGTCCTACGACAACACGTCGACCGGCAGGGCCACCGGCCCGCGCCCGGAGCAGTTCCGCACCGACCGCTCCTACACCGCGTCGGTCTGGGTGCGGCACAGCGGGTTCGACGAGCCCTCGCGCGCTGGCCTCAGCACCGGTGACGACCGCTACTCGCCCTTCCTGCTCGGCTACCGGGGCGAGAGCGGCAAGTGGGGCTTCCTGGTGAGCGGCTCCGCCACCGTGGACGGCGGGTGGTTCGCGCTCTCCGACAACCCCGCGCGGCAAGGCAAGTGGACTTACCTCGTGGCCACCTATGACGCGGTCGCGGGCCGCATCGACCTGTACGTCGACGGCGTCAAGCAGAAGACCTACCAGGACACACCTGACGGTTCCGGTGTGCGGAGCAGGAACTCCACCGGGTCACTGATCATCGGCAGCGCCACCTGGCACGGCCTGGTGTCCGACACGTGGAAGGGCGACGTGGACGACGCGCGCGTCTACTCCGGCGTGCTCACGACCAATGAGATCCGCAGGCTCCACAACGCCACATTCCACTCCTGA
- a CDS encoding glycoside hydrolase family 3 C-terminal domain-containing protein, whose product MSTDQPTVPASVADQAALGSGADMWTTKAVGDVPSLFVTDGPHGLRKQTGDTDNLGIGGSVPATCFPPAVGLAQSWDADLVERVGRALGEECQAEGVSVLLGPGVNIKRDPRCGRNFEYYSEDPLLSGALGAAWVRGVQSQGVGASLKHYAANNTETDRMRSSSNVDPRTLREVYLRPFQRVVEDAQPWTVMCAYNRINGVYASEDRWLLTDVLRGEWGFEGAVVSDWGAVRDRVAAVSAGLDLEMPGGGDTDADVVAAVEAGGLDPAVVELAATRVAALAAKGVAGRRSDVVLDVDAHHALAREVAARCVVLLKNDGAVLPLAPGSSVAVIGAFAQAPRFQGGGSSHVNPTRVDVPLDEIRRHAPSATFAAGFTTDGSGDAAALRAEAVAAAGAAESAVLFLGLAADQESEGFDREHIEIPAEQVELLAAVLQAQPRTAVVLSHGGALRLAPLAGAPALLDGALLGQAGGAAVADVLFGAVNPSGRLAETAPTRLEDTPAFLNFPGERSQVYYGEGLHVGYRWYDARDAAVGFPFGHGLSYTSFEHRDLTVSASEAGITASVAVVNTGERAGREVVQFYVSVPGSSVTRPVRELKGFASLDLEPGAEGRVEVLLRAADLSYWDVAADRWVLESGEYEVTVGASSRDLRASATVAVTGDETPVPFTPESTLGEVLADAAGAEAFGGLLTGVFGSSESSEDALGMDMAKMMASIPLERFVSLSGGKLTRAGLADKLAEVNAAR is encoded by the coding sequence ATGAGCACCGACCAGCCCACCGTGCCCGCGTCAGTGGCCGACCAGGCCGCGCTCGGCAGCGGCGCGGACATGTGGACCACGAAGGCGGTCGGCGACGTGCCGTCCCTCTTCGTCACCGACGGCCCGCACGGCCTGCGCAAGCAGACCGGCGACACCGACAACCTCGGCATCGGCGGCAGCGTCCCCGCGACCTGCTTCCCGCCCGCCGTCGGCCTCGCGCAGAGCTGGGACGCCGACCTCGTCGAGCGGGTCGGCCGGGCGCTGGGGGAGGAGTGCCAGGCCGAGGGCGTGTCCGTCCTGCTGGGACCGGGCGTGAACATCAAGCGCGACCCGCGCTGCGGCCGCAACTTCGAGTACTACTCCGAGGACCCGCTGCTGTCCGGCGCGCTCGGCGCGGCCTGGGTGCGCGGCGTGCAGTCGCAGGGCGTGGGCGCCTCGCTCAAGCACTACGCGGCCAACAACACCGAGACCGACCGGATGCGCTCCAGCTCCAACGTCGACCCGCGCACCCTGCGCGAGGTGTACCTGCGGCCGTTCCAGCGGGTCGTCGAGGACGCCCAGCCGTGGACGGTCATGTGCGCCTACAACCGGATCAACGGCGTGTACGCGTCCGAGGACCGCTGGCTGCTCACCGACGTGCTGCGCGGCGAGTGGGGCTTCGAGGGCGCCGTGGTCAGCGACTGGGGCGCGGTGCGCGACCGGGTGGCCGCCGTGTCGGCCGGGCTCGACCTGGAGATGCCCGGCGGCGGCGACACCGACGCGGACGTCGTCGCGGCCGTCGAGGCGGGCGGGCTGGACCCGGCCGTGGTGGAGCTGGCCGCGACGCGGGTCGCCGCGCTGGCCGCCAAGGGCGTCGCAGGCCGCCGCTCCGACGTCGTGCTGGACGTCGACGCGCACCACGCGCTGGCCCGCGAGGTCGCCGCGCGCTGCGTCGTGCTGCTCAAGAACGACGGTGCCGTGCTGCCCCTCGCCCCCGGCTCGTCCGTCGCCGTCATCGGCGCGTTCGCGCAGGCCCCGCGCTTCCAGGGCGGCGGCAGCTCCCACGTGAACCCCACCAGGGTGGACGTGCCGCTGGACGAGATCCGCCGCCACGCCCCCTCGGCCACCTTCGCCGCGGGCTTCACCACCGACGGCTCCGGCGACGCGGCGGCCCTGCGCGCCGAGGCCGTCGCCGCCGCGGGCGCCGCCGAGTCCGCCGTGCTGTTCCTGGGTTTGGCCGCCGACCAGGAGTCCGAGGGCTTCGACCGCGAGCACATCGAGATCCCCGCCGAGCAGGTCGAACTGCTGGCCGCCGTGCTCCAGGCCCAGCCCCGCACCGCCGTCGTGCTCTCCCACGGCGGCGCGCTGCGCCTGGCCCCCCTCGCGGGCGCGCCCGCCCTGCTGGACGGCGCGCTGCTCGGCCAGGCGGGCGGCGCGGCCGTCGCGGACGTGCTGTTCGGCGCGGTCAACCCGTCCGGCAGGCTCGCCGAGACCGCGCCTACCCGGCTGGAGGACACCCCGGCGTTCCTGAACTTCCCCGGCGAGCGCTCGCAGGTCTACTACGGCGAGGGCCTGCACGTCGGCTACCGCTGGTACGACGCCCGCGACGCGGCAGTCGGCTTCCCGTTCGGGCACGGCCTGTCGTACACCAGCTTCGAGCACCGGGACCTGACCGTCTCCGCCTCCGAGGCCGGGATCACGGCGTCGGTCGCGGTGGTCAACACCGGCGAGCGGGCCGGGCGCGAGGTCGTGCAGTTCTACGTGTCGGTCCCCGGCTCGTCGGTGACGCGCCCCGTGCGCGAGCTGAAGGGCTTCGCCTCGCTGGACCTGGAGCCCGGCGCCGAGGGCCGCGTCGAGGTCCTGCTGCGCGCCGCCGACCTGTCCTACTGGGACGTCGCGGCGGACCGGTGGGTGCTGGAGAGCGGCGAGTACGAGGTGACCGTCGGCGCGTCCAGCCGCGACCTGCGCGCGTCCGCCACCGTCGCGGTGACCGGCGACGAGACCCCGGTCCCGTTCACCCCGGAGTCGACCCTGGGCGAGGTCCTGGCCGACGCCGCGGGCGCCGAGGCGTTCGGCGGCCTGCTGACGGGCGTGTTCGGCTCGTCCGAGTCGTCCGAGGACGCGCTCGGCATGGACATGGCGAAGATGATGGCGTCGATCCCGCTGGAGCGCTTCGTGAGCCTGTCCGGCGGCAAGCTGACCCGAGCCGGGCTGGCGGACAAGCTCGCCGAGGTGAACGCGGCCAGGTGA